The Pirellulales bacterium genome contains a region encoding:
- a CDS encoding glycosyltransferase, translated as MLRIFIGFDSRFPEPADVLAYSFRKHASIPLEIRYLKLSELGLNRAHDPLASTEFTYSRFLVPHLCNFQGKALFVDNDMLCLGDVRPLAELDMTNYALRVVQHDYQPTNTVKMYGAVQTSYPRKNWSSMMLMDCAKLRLWTKELVETQTGAYLHRFQDIPDAQIGELPKTWNTLDWMDEQTQLIHYTNGGPWFEQYLNHPHAGIWFRYRDEYRAQLATQEAAKQKSLLKSRAVVPPLSFPLHGSMQLPLGK; from the coding sequence ATGTTGCGCATATTTATTGGATTTGATTCGCGTTTTCCCGAACCGGCGGATGTCCTGGCTTATAGTTTTCGCAAGCATGCTAGCATTCCGCTGGAGATTCGCTATCTAAAGTTATCAGAGCTGGGCTTGAACCGCGCGCATGATCCGCTGGCCTCGACCGAGTTCACTTATAGCCGGTTTTTGGTGCCGCATCTGTGCAATTTTCAGGGCAAGGCCCTTTTTGTCGATAACGACATGCTGTGCCTGGGCGATGTCCGCCCCTTGGCCGAGTTGGACATGACCAACTACGCCTTGCGGGTGGTGCAGCATGATTATCAGCCGACAAACACGGTGAAAATGTATGGCGCGGTGCAAACCAGCTACCCCCGCAAAAACTGGTCCAGCATGATGCTGATGGACTGTGCCAAATTGCGGCTTTGGACCAAGGAACTGGTCGAGACCCAAACCGGAGCGTACCTGCACCGCTTTCAGGATATTCCGGACGCGCAAATTGGCGAACTGCCAAAAACGTGGAACACGCTGGATTGGATGGATGAGCAAACGCAACTGATCCACTACACCAACGGCGGTCCCTGGTTTGAACAATATCTCAATCATCCCCACGCGGGAATCTGGTTTCGCTATCGGGATGAATACCGCGCTCAACTGGCGACGCAAGAAGCGGCCAAACAAAAATCCCTGCTGAAAAGCCGGGCGGTTGTGCCACCGCTCTCCTTCCCGCTGCATGGCAGCATGCAACTGCCGTTAGGGAAATAG
- a CDS encoding flagellar export chaperone FliS, with protein MLERLTCDEYWTTQVLTATPQKLQLMLIDAALRHCRRAADDYAHGEFIAGGEPLLKAQEIFTEIMSAARQGADQNPLGRRIVGLYNFLFRQLVIAHVQHDAEKIATVMDILEIERETWQQLCEKLGTDTMGTATTDQLASSGYSFQA; from the coding sequence ATGTTAGAGCGTTTGACGTGTGATGAATACTGGACGACACAGGTCTTGACGGCGACACCCCAAAAGCTGCAATTGATGCTCATTGACGCGGCGTTGCGGCACTGTCGCCGGGCCGCGGACGATTACGCCCACGGCGAGTTTATCGCCGGGGGAGAGCCCCTGCTGAAAGCGCAAGAAATCTTTACCGAAATTATGTCCGCCGCGCGCCAAGGGGCCGACCAAAACCCGCTGGGAAGGCGGATCGTCGGGCTATACAACTTTTTATTTCGGCAATTGGTCATCGCGCATGTCCAGCATGACGCCGAAAAAATCGCCACCGTCATGGACATCTTGGAAATCGAGCGGGAAACCTGGCAGCAATTGTGCGAAAAACTGGGGACCGACACGATGGGGACAGCCACGACGGATCAATTGGCCAGTTCGGGATATTCGTTTCAGGCCTAA
- the tmk gene encoding dTMP kinase, whose amino-acid sequence MFFAFDGLDGVGKSTQIQQFCQWLSEQGHTVATCRDPGSTPLGEAIRDLLLHRAELTIDRPAEMFLYMAARAQLVQSVIQPALARGEIVVSDRYLLANVVYQGYAGGLDVELLWQIGKTATAGLLPDLTFVLDLSPAAAAARLNRPLDRMEQQGADFATKLRAGFLAEALRQPDRIAVVDADRPVEEIQQEIRQIAAEVLDLDRG is encoded by the coding sequence ATGTTTTTTGCATTTGATGGGTTGGATGGCGTGGGCAAGTCCACCCAGATTCAACAATTTTGCCAGTGGCTGTCGGAACAAGGCCATACCGTGGCGACCTGCCGTGATCCCGGGAGCACCCCCCTGGGGGAGGCGATTCGCGATTTGCTGCTGCATCGGGCGGAATTGACGATCGACCGGCCGGCGGAGATGTTTTTGTACATGGCGGCGCGCGCCCAATTGGTGCAAAGTGTGATACAACCCGCGCTCGCGCGGGGAGAAATTGTGGTGAGCGACCGGTATTTGCTGGCCAATGTGGTGTACCAGGGCTACGCCGGGGGGCTGGATGTGGAATTACTATGGCAAATTGGCAAAACTGCCACGGCGGGTCTATTGCCCGATCTCACTTTTGTGCTCGATCTTTCTCCCGCGGCGGCCGCAGCGCGACTGAATCGCCCGTTGGATCGCATGGAGCAACAAGGGGCGGACTTTGCCACCAAACTGCGGGCGGGCTTTTTAGCGGAGGCCCTGCGCCAGCCGGACCGCATCGCCGTGGTTGATGCCGACCGTCCGGTGGAAGAAATCCAGCAAGAAATTCGCCAAATCGCCGCCGAGGTCCTGGATTTGGATCGAGGCTAA
- a CDS encoding flagellar basal body P-ring protein FlgI — MPSSVPPALPRDVIARRTFLTAALWGSSCLGVSLTLGCSSFTLRNQSPEIATLDDESAEKTRLVGDVSGPYGLNYVKVEAPGLVVGLKNTGSDPPPSSQRSQLMADMLARNVHEPNKLLASPQTSLVWVQTWLPPGAQVGDELDLEIRVPEGNETTDLSGGWLMEVSLKEMVAVNNAIHTGHVMAEAEGAVLVNPSLDNSDSSPRTKGRVLSGARVKKARKLGLVLKREDKSVFLSKQIGDALNKRFHTHQHGTKHGIANPKSDEYIELEAHPRYKHNLPRYIRVVRAVPLSENSPQRLARLELLERQLLDPITAPNAAIRLEAIGKEAVPVLRKGLESTVPEVRFYAAEALAYLDDSHAAGPLALAARDEPAFRVFALTALSTMDDIAASDELKALLDSPSAETRYGAFRALWGMNAADPAIRGEFLGNKVWLHRIASQAPALVHVSRQGRPEIVLFGAAHQLTATLSIEAGQSIIVRVDSPERIVLSRFLPGEPDQRLECPNDLGEVIRKIVEIGGKYPDVVHFLTEANRQQALNCRFEVDKLPQTGRRYDRTKHEDTAHTEDEAYEVSWALPNLFGGRQAQTVETPLEVPEEPQNSTKN; from the coding sequence ATGCCATCCAGCGTACCCCCCGCGCTCCCCCGCGATGTTATCGCGCGGCGAACATTTTTGACCGCAGCCCTGTGGGGAAGTTCTTGCCTGGGCGTCTCCCTGACCCTGGGCTGCTCCTCCTTTACCTTGCGCAACCAAAGTCCGGAAATCGCCACGCTGGACGATGAATCCGCCGAAAAAACGCGGCTGGTTGGGGATGTCTCGGGCCCTTATGGACTCAATTATGTCAAGGTTGAGGCTCCCGGCCTGGTCGTGGGGTTAAAAAACACCGGCAGCGATCCCCCCCCTTCGTCCCAGCGGTCGCAGCTGATGGCCGACATGCTGGCCCGCAATGTGCACGAGCCGAACAAACTGTTGGCCAGTCCCCAAACCTCGTTGGTGTGGGTGCAGACCTGGCTTCCTCCGGGAGCGCAGGTCGGCGACGAACTCGATTTGGAAATTCGCGTGCCGGAAGGAAACGAAACCACCGATCTGAGCGGCGGCTGGCTGATGGAAGTTTCGCTCAAGGAGATGGTGGCGGTCAATAACGCCATTCACACGGGGCATGTCATGGCCGAAGCGGAAGGGGCGGTCCTGGTCAACCCGTCACTGGACAACTCGGACTCTTCCCCCCGCACCAAGGGGCGCGTCCTTAGCGGCGCTCGGGTAAAAAAAGCCCGCAAGCTGGGCCTGGTGCTCAAGCGCGAGGACAAGTCGGTCTTTTTAAGCAAGCAAATCGGCGATGCGCTGAATAAACGCTTTCACACCCATCAACACGGGACTAAACACGGCATTGCCAACCCCAAAAGCGATGAATACATCGAACTAGAGGCGCATCCCCGGTACAAGCATAACTTGCCGCGCTACATCCGCGTGGTGCGGGCGGTCCCCCTGTCCGAAAATAGCCCCCAGCGCCTGGCCCGGCTGGAACTGCTGGAACGGCAACTGCTGGATCCGATCACCGCTCCCAATGCGGCGATCCGGCTGGAGGCGATCGGCAAAGAAGCCGTCCCCGTCCTGCGCAAAGGGTTGGAATCCACCGTCCCCGAAGTCCGTTTTTACGCCGCCGAGGCCCTGGCGTATCTGGATGATTCTCACGCGGCCGGACCGTTGGCCCTGGCCGCCCGCGATGAACCGGCGTTCCGCGTCTTTGCCCTAACAGCGCTGTCGACAATGGACGATATCGCCGCCAGTGATGAACTAAAGGCCCTCTTGGACTCCCCCAGCGCGGAGACCCGCTACGGGGCGTTCCGCGCGCTGTGGGGGATGAACGCCGCAGACCCGGCCATTCGCGGAGAGTTTTTAGGGAACAAAGTCTGGCTGCATCGCATCGCCAGCCAGGCCCCCGCGCTGGTGCACGTCTCCCGCCAGGGCCGGCCCGAAATTGTGCTGTTTGGCGCAGCGCACCAGCTTACCGCCACCTTGTCCATCGAAGCCGGGCAAAGCATCATCGTCCGGGTCGACTCCCCCGAACGGATCGTCCTGAGCCGCTTTTTACCCGGCGAACCCGACCAACGCCTGGAATGCCCCAATGACCTGGGCGAAGTCATCCGCAAAATCGTGGAAATTGGCGGCAAGTATCCCGACGTGGTCCACTTTTTAACAGAGGCCAACCGCCAGCAAGCGCTCAATTGCCGCTTTGAGGTGGACAAACTGCCCCAAACCGGCCGCCGTTATGACCGCACCAAGCACGAGGACACCGCCCATACCGAGGATGAGGCCTACGAAGTCTCCTGGGCGTTGCCTAATCTGTTTGGCGGTCGGCAGGCACAAACCGTGGAAACACCCCTGGAAGTCCCGGAAGAACCGCAAAATTCCACGAAAAACTGA